The following are from one region of the Staphylococcus argenteus genome:
- the xseA gene encoding exodeoxyribonuclease VII large subunit, whose product MSDYLSVSALTKYIKYKFDQDPHLQSVLIKGELSNFKKHSSGHLYFNVKDKESVISAMMFKGSASKLNFEPKEGDEVLLEARVSVFERRGNYQIYVNKMQLDGIGNLYQKLEALKKKLAKEGYFDDSNKKLIPKFPKKIAVLTASTGAAIRDIHSTINSRFPLVEQIQISTLVQGEKAKDDIIEKIEYADSLGVDTIIVGRGGGSIEDLWNFNEEEVVRAIFNCQTPIISAVGHETDFTLSDFVADVRAATPTQAAVIATPDQYELLQQIQQYQFTLTRFIKKYLEQHRKHIEHLSSYYKFKQPSLLYDQQIQRRDDLEKRLKQQVELTFEQQRHQLKLLQQRFNLRELLRHVNREQQNNVQMTQQLVKALNSKIISYKNDLKFKVENLNNLSPTNTMLRGYAIVNKENQVITSTKDLNENDQLTLTMKDGSVDAKVTKVRWNND is encoded by the coding sequence ATGTCAGATTATTTAAGTGTTTCAGCTTTAACGAAATATATTAAATATAAATTTGATCAAGACCCACATCTCCAATCTGTATTGATTAAAGGTGAGCTTTCAAATTTTAAAAAGCATTCAAGTGGTCATTTATACTTTAATGTAAAAGATAAAGAAAGCGTTATAAGTGCCATGATGTTCAAAGGTAGTGCTTCTAAATTAAATTTCGAACCAAAAGAAGGTGACGAGGTTTTATTAGAAGCACGTGTTTCTGTTTTTGAACGTCGTGGCAACTATCAAATTTATGTAAATAAAATGCAATTAGATGGTATTGGTAACTTATATCAAAAATTAGAAGCATTAAAAAAGAAATTAGCCAAAGAAGGCTATTTTGATGACTCAAATAAAAAATTAATACCCAAGTTTCCTAAAAAAATTGCAGTTTTAACAGCAAGCACTGGTGCAGCTATTCGCGATATTCATTCAACAATAAATAGTCGATTTCCACTCGTTGAGCAAATACAAATAAGTACTTTAGTTCAGGGTGAAAAAGCAAAAGATGACATTATTGAAAAAATTGAATATGCTGATAGTTTAGGTGTAGACACGATTATTGTTGGTCGTGGTGGTGGCTCAATTGAAGATTTGTGGAATTTTAATGAAGAAGAAGTTGTACGTGCGATTTTTAATTGTCAAACACCTATCATTTCAGCTGTTGGACATGAAACGGATTTTACATTAAGTGATTTTGTAGCAGACGTCAGAGCGGCTACTCCAACACAAGCAGCTGTAATCGCTACACCAGATCAGTACGAACTATTACAACAAATTCAACAATATCAATTTACGTTAACTCGTTTCATCAAAAAGTATTTAGAGCAACACCGTAAACATATCGAACATTTATCGTCATACTATAAATTTAAACAACCTAGTTTATTGTATGACCAGCAAATTCAACGTCGAGATGATTTAGAAAAAAGATTAAAACAACAAGTTGAATTAACATTTGAACAACAAAGGCATCAATTGAAATTATTACAGCAACGATTTAATTTACGTGAATTGTTACGACATGTTAATCGAGAACAACAAAATAATGTTCAAATGACACAACAACTTGTCAAAGCTTTAAATAGCAAAATAATAAGTTATAAAAATGACTTGAAATTTAAAGTGGAAAATTTAAATAATTTAAGTCCAACTAATACGATGTTACGTGGATATGCAATCGTTAATAAAGAAAACCAAGTCATTACAAGTACTAAAGATTTAAATGAAAATGATCAATTAACTTTAACGATGAAAGATGGTTCAGTAGACGCAAAAGTTACGAAAGTAAGGTGGA
- the nusB gene encoding transcription antitermination factor NusB, whose amino-acid sequence MSRKESRVQAFQTLFQLEMKDSDLTINEAISFIKDDNPDLDFEFIHWLVSGVKDHEPVLDETISPYLKDWTISRLLKTDRIILRMATYEILHSDTPSKVVMNEAVELTKQFSDDDHYKFVNGVLSNIKK is encoded by the coding sequence ATGAGTCGTAAAGAATCCCGAGTACAAGCTTTTCAAACTTTATTTCAGTTAGAAATGAAAGACAGTGATTTAACGATAAATGAAGCAATTAGCTTTATTAAAGATGATAATCCTGACTTAGACTTTGAATTTATTCATTGGCTAGTTTCAGGTGTGAAAGATCATGAACCTGTATTAGATGAAACAATTAGTCCATATTTAAAAGATTGGACAATTTCACGTTTGCTAAAAACAGACAGAATTATTTTGAGAATGGCGACGTATGAAATATTGCACAGTGATACACCGTCAAAAGTTGTAATGAACGAAGCAGTTGAATTGACAAAGCAATTTAGTGATGATGATCATTATAAATTTGTAAATGGTGTATTAAGTAATATAAAAAAATAA
- a CDS encoding Asp23/Gls24 family envelope stress response protein: MVKVTDYSNSKLGKVEIAPEVLSVIASIATSEVEGITGHFAELKETNLEKVSRKNLSRDLKIESKEDGIYIDVYCALKHGVNISKTANKIQTSIFNSISNMTAIEPKQINIHITQIVIEK, translated from the coding sequence ATGGTCAAAGTAACAGATTATTCAAATTCAAAGTTAGGTAAAGTAGAAATAGCACCAGAAGTGTTATCTGTTATTGCAAGTATAGCCACTTCGGAAGTAGAGGGTATTACTGGTCATTTTGCTGAATTAAAAGAAACAAATTTAGAAAAAGTTAGTCGTAAAAATTTAAGCCGTGATTTAAAAATCGAGAGTAAAGAAGATGGCATTTATATTGATGTTTATTGTGCCTTAAAACATGGTGTTAATATTTCAAAAACTGCAAATAAAATTCAAACGTCAATTTTTAATTCAATTTCTAATATGACAGCGATAGAACCTAAACAAATTAATATTCATATTACACAAATCGTTATTGAAAAGTAA
- the accC gene encoding acetyl-CoA carboxylase biotin carboxylase subunit gives MKKVLIANRGEIAVRIIRACRDLGIQTVAIYSEGDKDALHTQIADEAYCVGPTLSKDSYLNIPNILSIATSTGCDGVHPGYGFLAENADFAELCEACQLKFIGPSYKSIQKMGIKDVAKAEMINANVPVVPGSDGLMKDVSEAKKIAKKIGYPVIIKATAGGGGKGIRVARDEKELETGFRMTEQEAQTAFGNGGLYMEKFIENFRHIEIQIVGDSYGNVIHLGERDCTIQRRMQKLVEEAPSPILDDETRREMGNAAVRAAKAVNYENAGTIEFIYDLNDNKFYFMEMNTRIQVEHPVTEMVTGIDLVKLQLQVAMGEVLPYKQEDIKLNGHAIEFRINAENPYKNFMPSPGKIEQYLAPGGYGVRIESACYTNYTIPPYYDSMVAKLIIHEPTRDEAIMAGIRALSEFVVLGIDTTIPFHIKLLNNNIFRSGKFNTNFLEQNSIMNDEGQ, from the coding sequence ATGAAAAAGGTTTTAATAGCAAATCGTGGTGAGATCGCAGTTAGGATAATCCGAGCATGTCGTGACTTAGGTATCCAAACTGTTGCAATCTATTCTGAAGGGGATAAAGATGCACTACATACTCAAATTGCTGATGAAGCATATTGCGTCGGTCCCACTTTGTCTAAAGATTCATATTTAAATATTCCAAATATCTTATCTATTGCAACATCTACAGGTTGTGATGGTGTGCATCCAGGATACGGCTTCTTAGCGGAAAATGCTGATTTTGCAGAATTATGTGAAGCATGCCAATTGAAGTTCATTGGACCGAGTTATAAATCTATTCAAAAAATGGGGATTAAAGACGTTGCTAAAGCTGAAATGATCAATGCTAACGTACCAGTTGTTCCTGGTAGCGACGGTTTAATGAAAGACGTTTCAGAGGCAAAGAAAATTGCTAAAAAAATTGGATATCCAGTTATTATTAAAGCGACTGCTGGTGGTGGCGGTAAAGGTATCCGTGTTGCCCGTGATGAAAAAGAACTTGAAACTGGCTTCCGTATGACTGAGCAAGAAGCACAAACTGCTTTTGGTAATGGTGGATTATATATGGAGAAATTCATCGAAAATTTCCGTCATATTGAAATTCAAATTGTCGGAGATAGTTACGGAAATGTTATACATTTGGGTGAACGTGATTGTACGATACAAAGACGAATGCAAAAATTAGTAGAAGAAGCGCCTTCTCCAATATTAGACGATGAAACACGTCGTGAAATGGGTAATGCTGCAGTACGAGCAGCTAAGGCAGTTAACTACGAAAATGCGGGAACTATTGAATTTATTTATGATTTAAATGACAACAAGTTTTATTTCATGGAAATGAATACTCGAATTCAAGTAGAGCATCCTGTAACTGAAATGGTGACAGGTATTGATTTAGTAAAATTACAATTACAAGTTGCTATGGGTGAAGTATTGCCTTATAAGCAAGAAGATATTAAGTTAAATGGACATGCTATCGAGTTCAGAATAAATGCTGAAAATCCATATAAAAACTTTATGCCATCACCAGGTAAAATTGAGCAATATCTTGCACCAGGTGGATATGGTGTTCGAATAGAGTCTGCATGTTATACTAATTATACAATACCGCCATATTATGATTCGATGGTAGCAAAATTAATTATACATGAACCAACACGAGACGAAGCTATTATGGCAGGCATTCGTGCATTAAGTGAGTTTGTGGTTCTTGGTATTGATACAACTATTCCATTCCATATCAAATTATTAAATAACAACATATTTAGAAGCGGTAAATTTAATACAAACTTTTTAGAGCAAAATAGTATTATGAATGATGAAGGTCAATAG
- the accB gene encoding acetyl-CoA carboxylase biotin carboxyl carrier protein: MNFKEIKELIEILDKSTLTEINIEDTKGKVTLKKEKETEIITPQISQMPVETAVMPAPQVQSTDNNKAEAPKAASDNHKTINAPMVGTFYKSPSPDEEAYVQVGDTVSNDTTVCILEAMKLFNEIQAEISGEIVEILVEDGQMVEYGQPLFKVK, translated from the coding sequence ATGAACTTTAAAGAAATTAAAGAATTAATCGAAATTCTGGATAAATCAACTTTAACGGAAATCAATATTGAAGATACAAAAGGCAAAGTTACTCTGAAAAAAGAAAAAGAGACTGAGATAATCACGCCACAAATCTCACAAATGCCAGTTGAGACTGCGGTGATGCCTGCACCACAAGTTCAATCAACTGATAACAATAAAGCTGAAGCGCCAAAAGCTGCGTCAGATAATCACAAAACAATTAATGCGCCTATGGTAGGTACATTCTACAAATCACCATCTCCAGATGAAGAAGCATATGTACAAGTTGGAGATACTGTATCTAATGATACAACAGTATGTATTTTAGAAGCTATGAAGTTATTTAATGAAATTCAAGCAGAAATTTCAGGTGAAATTGTTGAAATCTTAGTTGAAGACGGACAAATGGTAGAGTATGGCCAACCGTTATTTAAGGTGAAATAA
- the efp gene encoding elongation factor P: MISVNDFKTGLTISVDNAIWKVIDFQHVKPGKGSAFVRSKLRNLRTGAIQEKTFRAGEKVEPAMIENRRMQYLYADGDNHVFMDNESFEQTELSSDYLKEELNYLKEGMEVQIQTYEGETIGVELPKTVELTVTETEPGIKGDTATGATKSATVETGYTLNVPLFVNEGDVLVINTGDGSYISRG, encoded by the coding sequence ATGATTTCGGTTAATGATTTTAAAACAGGTTTAACAATTTCTGTTGATAATGCTATTTGGAAAGTTATTGATTTCCAACACGTAAAGCCTGGTAAAGGTTCAGCATTCGTTCGTTCAAAATTACGTAATTTAAGAACTGGTGCTATTCAAGAGAAAACGTTTAGAGCTGGTGAAAAAGTAGAACCAGCAATGATTGAAAACCGTCGTATGCAATATTTATATGCTGATGGTGATAATCACGTGTTTATGGATAATGAAAGTTTCGAACAAACTGAACTTTCAAGTGATTACTTAAAAGAAGAATTGAATTACTTAAAAGAAGGTATGGAAGTACAAATTCAAACATACGAAGGTGAAACAATCGGTGTTGAATTACCTAAAACTGTTGAATTAACTGTAACTGAAACTGAACCAGGTATCAAAGGTGATACTGCAACAGGTGCTACTAAATCTGCAACTGTTGAAACTGGTTATACTTTAAATGTGCCTTTATTTGTAAATGAAGGCGACGTTTTAGTTATCAATACTGGTGACGGAAGTTACATTTCAAGAGGTTAA
- a CDS encoding M24 family metallopeptidase — MSRISQVHRILEQKHLDAVIILSDFNRRYLSGFSGTSGALIISKDKQYLITDFRYIDQATAQAPNYKIINRKSTIIDEIKELLHQEKFENIGFEGHQVSYDTYLELNKSRLTLISISNAVDKIRDVKDKEEIALIQKAADIVDETYEYILTVAKAGMTEKELKAILESKMLELGADGPSFDTIVASGHRGALPHGVASDKVIEKGDMITLDFGAYYKGYCSDITRTFAIGEPNPKLKEIYQIVLESQMKAINEIKPGMTGAEADAISREYLDSKGYGKEFGHSLGHGIGLEIHEGPMLARTIQDKLQVNNCVTVEPGVYIEGLGGIRIEDDILITENGCQVFTKCTKDLIVLT, encoded by the coding sequence ATGAGTAGAATATCACAAGTGCATCGAATTTTAGAACAAAAACATTTAGATGCAGTTATTATACTTTCAGATTTTAATAGAAGATATTTATCCGGTTTTTCTGGAACAAGTGGTGCGTTAATTATATCAAAAGATAAGCAGTATTTAATTACTGATTTTAGATATATAGATCAAGCGACGGCACAAGCTCCAAATTATAAAATTATTAATCGTAAATCTACAATTATCGATGAAATTAAAGAGTTATTACATCAAGAAAAATTTGAGAACATAGGATTTGAGGGTCATCAAGTAAGCTACGATACTTATTTAGAATTAAACAAAAGTCGCTTAACGCTAATTAGTATTTCTAATGCTGTAGATAAAATCAGAGATGTGAAAGATAAAGAAGAAATAGCATTGATTCAAAAAGCTGCAGATATAGTTGATGAAACTTATGAATACATACTGACTGTTGCAAAAGCTGGTATGACTGAGAAAGAATTAAAAGCAATTTTAGAAAGCAAAATGCTTGAACTAGGTGCAGATGGACCATCATTTGATACGATTGTTGCATCAGGGCACAGAGGTGCATTACCCCATGGTGTTGCAAGTGATAAAGTTATTGAAAAAGGTGATATGATAACGTTGGATTTTGGCGCTTACTATAAAGGTTATTGCTCAGATATTACAAGAACATTTGCAATTGGGGAACCGAATCCAAAGTTAAAAGAAATTTATCAGATTGTGCTTGAATCTCAGATGAAAGCAATAAATGAGATTAAACCCGGCATGACTGGTGCAGAAGCGGATGCAATTTCTAGAGAATATTTAGATTCAAAAGGTTATGGTAAAGAATTCGGTCATTCACTAGGCCATGGTATTGGACTTGAAATTCACGAAGGCCCAATGTTGGCAAGAACAATTCAAGATAAACTACAAGTAAACAACTGTGTTACAGTAGAACCAGGCGTTTATATCGAAGGTTTAGGTGGAATTAGAATAGAAGATGATATTTTAATTACAGAAAATGGGTGTCAAGTCTTTACTAAATGCACAAAAGACCTTATAGTTTTAACATAA
- a CDS encoding SA1362 family protein, giving the protein MRNIIFYLILIVAAIGLIVNLDDFIFSIVRMLISFAVIAGIIYLIYYFFILTEDQRKYRKAMRKYKRNQRRK; this is encoded by the coding sequence ATGCGTAATATAATTTTTTATTTAATACTTATTGTTGCTGCAATCGGATTAATAGTTAACTTAGATGATTTTATTTTTTCAATTGTAAGAATGTTAATCAGTTTTGCAGTTATAGCCGGAATTATTTACCTTATTTATTACTTCTTCATCTTAACAGAAGACCAACGTAAATATCGTAAGGCAATGCGTAAGTATAAAAGAAATCAAAGAAGAAAATAA
- a CDS encoding lipoate--protein ligase family protein: MTETWNFINTGSKDPYFNMAMDEALLNFVSRGEIDPVIRFYTWNPATLSIGYFQRLQKEIDIDKVEEKGFGLVRRQTGGRGVLHDKELTYSVIVPESHPNMPSTVTEAYRVISQGLLEGFKNLGFETYFAVPKTPEVRQKLKQPRSSVCFDAPSWYELVVEGRKIAGSAQTRQKGVILQHGSILQDIDIDELFDMFIYKNDRLKAKMKEAFVEKAVAINDISDKHITIKQMEEAFEEGFKKGLNIQLKPLELTESQLAEVNELTEKYRSDEWTYRK, translated from the coding sequence ATGACTGAAACTTGGAATTTTATAAATACCGGAAGTAAAGATCCATATTTTAATATGGCGATGGATGAAGCGTTGTTAAATTTTGTCTCAAGAGGTGAAATTGATCCAGTCATCCGCTTTTATACTTGGAATCCAGCGACATTATCAATTGGATATTTTCAAAGATTACAAAAGGAAATTGACATAGATAAAGTTGAAGAGAAAGGTTTCGGTCTCGTAAGGCGTCAGACTGGTGGCCGAGGGGTGCTCCATGATAAAGAGTTAACTTATAGTGTTATAGTTCCAGAATCACATCCCAATATGCCTTCAACTGTAACTGAAGCATATAGAGTAATTTCACAAGGATTGTTAGAAGGATTCAAAAATCTTGGCTTTGAAACGTATTTTGCTGTACCTAAGACACCGGAAGTACGTCAAAAGCTAAAACAACCTCGAAGTTCAGTTTGTTTTGATGCGCCCAGTTGGTATGAATTAGTTGTAGAAGGACGTAAAATTGCAGGAAGTGCTCAAACAAGACAAAAAGGCGTTATTTTACAGCACGGTTCAATTTTACAAGATATTGATATTGATGAATTATTTGATATGTTTATTTATAAAAATGATAGATTAAAAGCAAAAATGAAAGAAGCTTTCGTGGAAAAAGCAGTCGCTATTAATGACATTTCAGATAAACATATTACGATAAAACAAATGGAAGAAGCATTTGAAGAAGGATTTAAAAAAGGTTTAAATATTCAATTGAAACCGCTTGAATTAACTGAATCACAATTAGCAGAAGTAAATGAACTTACAGAAAAATATCGTTCAGATGAATGGACGTATAGAAAGTAA
- a CDS encoding rhodanese-like domain-containing protein, producing the protein MSASLYIAIILVVAIIAYMIVQQILNKRAVKELDQNEFHNGIRKAQVIDVREKVDYDYGHINGSRNIPMTMFRQRFQGLRKDQPVYLCDANGIASYRAARILKKNGYTDIYMLKGGYKKWTGKIKSKK; encoded by the coding sequence ATGAGTGCTAGTTTGTACATCGCAATAATTTTAGTAGTAGCAATTATTGCTTATATGATTGTTCAACAAATTCTTAACAAACGAGCTGTTAAAGAATTAGATCAAAATGAATTCCATAATGGGATTAGAAAAGCTCAAGTCATCGATGTTAGAGAGAAAGTTGACTATGATTATGGTCATATTAATGGTTCTCGCAATATTCCTATGACAATGTTTAGACAAAGATTCCAGGGATTAAGAAAAGACCAACCGGTTTATCTATGTGATGCTAATGGGATTGCAAGTTATAGAGCTGCTCGTATTTTAAAAAAGAATGGATATACAGATATCTATATGTTAAAAGGCGGCTATAAAAAATGGACTGGAAAAATTAAGTCTAAGAAGTAG
- the gcvPB gene encoding aminomethyl-transferring glycine dehydrogenase subunit GcvPB, whose translation MTSKSSPLIFERSRKGRYAFSLPKSEIKTDAVESLLDEKFIRKNKAEFPEVAELDLVRHYTELSNKNFGVDNGFYPLGSCTMKYNPKINEKVARIPGFSESHPLQDEDQVQGSLEIIYSLQEELKEITGMDEVTLQPAAGAHGEWTALMIFKAYHENNGEGHRDEVIVPDSAHGTNPASASFAGFKSVTVKSNERGEVDIDDLKRVVNENTAAIMLTNPNTLGIFEKNIMEIREIVHNAGGLLYYDGANLNAIMDKVRPGDMGFDAVHLNLHKTFTGPHGGGGPGSGPVGVVKELASYLPKPMVIKDGDTFKYDNDIKYSIGRVKPFYGNFGIYLRAYTYIRTMGATGLKEVSEAAVLNANYIKARLSEHFEVPYKQYCKHEFVLSGVRQKEFGVRTLDMAKRLLDFGVHPPTIYFPLNVEEGMMIEPTETESKETLDYFIDSLINIAEEAKNDPDKVLEAPHTTVIDRLDEATAARKPILKFENLKQEK comes from the coding sequence ATGACTAGTAAATCAAGTCCGTTAATTTTTGAGAGATCTCGTAAAGGAAGATATGCGTTTTCTTTACCAAAAAGTGAAATCAAAACAGATGCAGTAGAATCATTATTAGATGAAAAATTTATTCGTAAAAATAAAGCGGAGTTTCCTGAAGTAGCTGAATTAGATTTAGTTCGTCATTATACAGAATTATCAAATAAAAATTTCGGTGTCGATAACGGATTTTATCCATTAGGATCATGTACGATGAAATATAATCCTAAAATTAATGAGAAAGTGGCTAGAATACCAGGATTTAGTGAATCACACCCATTACAGGATGAAGATCAAGTCCAAGGTTCATTAGAAATTATTTATAGTTTGCAAGAAGAGTTGAAAGAAATTACTGGCATGGATGAAGTTACATTACAACCAGCTGCCGGTGCACACGGTGAATGGACTGCACTTATGATTTTTAAAGCATATCATGAAAATAACGGTGAAGGACATCGTGATGAAGTAATTGTTCCTGATTCAGCACATGGAACGAATCCAGCTTCAGCTTCTTTTGCAGGGTTTAAATCGGTCACTGTAAAATCTAATGAGCGTGGAGAAGTTGATATCGATGACTTAAAACGTGTTGTGAATGAAAATACAGCAGCAATTATGTTAACAAATCCGAATACTTTAGGGATTTTCGAAAAAAACATAATGGAAATTCGTGAAATTGTTCATAATGCCGGAGGTTTATTATATTATGATGGCGCTAATTTAAATGCCATTATGGATAAAGTACGCCCGGGAGATATGGGATTTGATGCGGTACATTTAAATTTACACAAAACATTTACTGGTCCACATGGCGGTGGCGGTCCAGGTTCAGGCCCAGTTGGTGTAGTTAAAGAACTTGCTAGCTATTTACCTAAACCAATGGTCATTAAAGACGGTGACACTTTTAAATATGATAATGACATTAAATATTCAATCGGCCGTGTCAAACCATTTTATGGTAATTTTGGAATTTATTTAAGAGCCTATACGTATATTAGAACGATGGGAGCGACTGGACTTAAAGAAGTTTCAGAGGCAGCTGTTTTGAATGCAAATTACATTAAGGCGCGTTTATCAGAACATTTTGAAGTTCCATATAAACAATATTGTAAGCATGAATTTGTCTTAAGTGGTGTTCGCCAAAAAGAATTCGGTGTGAGAACTTTAGATATGGCTAAACGATTATTAGATTTTGGAGTTCATCCACCTACAATTTACTTCCCACTTAATGTAGAGGAAGGTATGATGATTGAACCGACTGAAACAGAATCGAAAGAAACGTTAGACTACTTTATTGATAGTTTAATTAATATTGCTGAAGAAGCTAAAAATGATCCAGATAAAGTATTGGAAGCGCCACACACGACAGTAATTGACCGATTAGATGAAGCAACTGCTGCGCGTAAGCCAATTCTTAAATTTGAAAATCTTAAGCAAGAAAAATAA
- the gcvPA gene encoding aminomethyl-transferring glycine dehydrogenase subunit GcvPA has protein sequence MSHRYIPLTEEDKQEMLQTIGAKSIGELFGDVPSDILLNRDLNIAEGEAETTLLRRLNRIASKNITKETHTSFLGAGVYDHYTPSVVDAMISRSEFYTAYTPYQPEISQGELQAIFEFQTLICELTDMDVANSSMYDGMTSFAEACILAFSQTKKNKIVVSKGLHYQALQVLHTYAKTRKEFEIVEIELDGTVTDLNKLEKAVDDDTAAVAVQYPNFYGSIEDLEKIQSFVEDKKALFIVYANPLALGLLTPPGTFGADIVVGDTQPFGIPAQFGGPHCGYFATTKKLMRKVPGRLVGQTQDDEGNRGFVLTLQAREQHIRRDKATSNICSNQALNALASSIAMSALGKQGIYDIAVQNFEHANYAKQQFINKGFEVLEGTSFNEFVVKFDKPIQQINKELVKQNIIGGFDLGVVSDDFKNHMLIAVTELRTKDEIDTFVEKAGELND, from the coding sequence GTGAGTCATCGTTATATACCTTTAACTGAAGAAGACAAACAAGAGATGTTACAAACAATTGGTGCAAAATCTATTGGAGAATTATTTGGAGATGTACCAAGTGATATTTTATTAAATAGAGATTTAAATATCGCTGAAGGTGAAGCAGAAACTACATTACTTAGAAGATTAAATCGTATCGCAAGTAAGAATATTACTAAAGAAACACATACATCATTTTTAGGAGCAGGTGTCTACGATCATTATACGCCATCGGTTGTAGATGCTATGATTTCTAGATCTGAATTCTATACAGCCTATACACCATATCAACCTGAAATTTCTCAAGGTGAATTACAAGCTATTTTCGAGTTCCAAACTTTAATTTGTGAGCTAACAGATATGGATGTAGCAAACTCTTCAATGTATGATGGAATGACTAGTTTTGCAGAAGCATGTATTTTAGCATTTAGCCAAACTAAGAAGAATAAAATTGTAGTTTCTAAAGGTTTGCATTATCAAGCACTACAAGTACTGCATACTTATGCTAAAACTCGTAAGGAATTTGAAATAGTTGAAATTGAATTAGATGGTACTGTAACAGATTTAAATAAATTAGAAAAAGCAGTAGATGATGATACAGCAGCTGTTGCCGTTCAATATCCAAACTTCTATGGCTCTATTGAGGATTTAGAAAAAATTCAAAGCTTTGTAGAAGATAAAAAAGCACTCTTCATTGTATATGCAAATCCATTAGCTTTAGGATTACTTACACCACCAGGTACATTTGGTGCAGATATTGTAGTAGGAGATACTCAGCCATTTGGTATTCCTGCACAATTTGGTGGCCCGCATTGTGGATATTTCGCAACTACAAAAAAATTAATGCGTAAAGTACCAGGTAGACTAGTTGGTCAAACGCAAGATGATGAAGGTAATAGAGGTTTTGTATTAACATTACAAGCACGTGAGCAACATATTAGACGTGATAAAGCGACATCCAACATTTGTTCAAACCAAGCATTAAATGCTCTAGCATCATCGATTGCAATGTCAGCGCTTGGCAAACAAGGTATATATGACATTGCTGTTCAAAATTTTGAACACGCAAATTATGCTAAACAGCAATTTATTAATAAAGGCTTCGAAGTACTAGAAGGCACTTCATTCAATGAATTTGTAGTTAAATTTGACAAACCAATTCAACAAATTAATAAAGAATTAGTTAAGCAAAACATTATTGGTGGCTTTGATTTAGGCGTTGTTTCAGACGACTTTAAAAACCATATGTTAATTGCTGTAACTGAATTAAGAACAAAAGATGAAATTGATACATTTGTAGAGAAAGCTGGTGAGTTAAATGACTAG